From Salinirubellus salinus, the proteins below share one genomic window:
- the ilvB gene encoding biosynthetic-type acetolactate synthase large subunit: MSGDGATPVSPNTETDRGDDAAEHDETDRTEVQTGASAVIRALENAGVRYAFGVQGGAIMPVYDALYDSAIDHITMAHEQGAVHAATAYGTVTGDPGVCMATSGPGATNLVTGIADANMDSEPLLALTGQVPTDFVGNDAFQETDTVGVTRPITKANYFSSSPDTVGGDVSEAFGLAKMGRQGPTLVDLPKDVTQGETDADPGGPTTPGTYNPAEEADQAAVERAAERFAQAERPVILAGGGVMKADACEQLYEFATEFEVPVVTTMPAIGAFPEDHELSLSWAGMHGTGYANMAITMTDCMLAVGTRFDDRLTGGIDTFAPDADIIHADIDPAEISKNVHADYPLVGDAKAVFEQFHAAMPQAPEADEWLEQVAQWKDEYPMDYEMDEDGPIKPQFVVEVVDAATADDTIVTTGVGQHQMWASQYWTYTKPRTWVSSHGLGTMGYGLPAAIGARIAADDDQQVVCFDGDGSFLMTCQELSVAVREELDITVFVLNNAAIGMVRQWQDAFYEQRRMASEYPWMPAFDKLAEAFGARGFRIESYDEVEETVQEALDYEGPSIVDVFIDPEENVYPMVPSGGDNGLFALSEDQL, from the coding sequence ATGAGCGGCGACGGCGCCACACCGGTCTCCCCGAACACGGAGACCGACCGCGGCGACGACGCTGCGGAACACGACGAGACGGACCGCACCGAGGTCCAGACGGGTGCGAGCGCGGTCATCCGCGCACTCGAGAACGCTGGCGTCCGCTACGCGTTCGGCGTCCAGGGTGGGGCCATCATGCCCGTCTACGACGCGCTCTACGACTCGGCGATCGACCACATCACGATGGCCCACGAGCAGGGGGCCGTCCACGCGGCCACGGCCTACGGCACCGTCACGGGCGACCCCGGCGTGTGCATGGCCACCTCGGGGCCGGGGGCGACGAACCTCGTCACCGGCATCGCGGACGCCAACATGGACTCGGAGCCGCTCCTCGCGCTGACCGGACAGGTCCCCACGGACTTCGTCGGCAACGACGCGTTCCAGGAGACGGACACGGTCGGCGTCACGCGCCCCATCACGAAGGCGAACTACTTCTCGAGTTCGCCGGACACGGTGGGTGGCGACGTCAGCGAGGCGTTCGGCCTCGCGAAGATGGGCCGGCAGGGACCGACGCTGGTCGACCTGCCGAAGGACGTGACGCAGGGTGAGACGGACGCCGACCCCGGCGGCCCGACGACGCCGGGCACGTACAACCCCGCTGAGGAGGCTGACCAGGCGGCCGTCGAGCGGGCGGCCGAGCGGTTCGCGCAGGCCGAGCGGCCGGTCATCCTCGCCGGTGGCGGCGTGATGAAGGCCGACGCCTGCGAGCAGCTCTACGAGTTCGCCACGGAGTTCGAGGTGCCGGTCGTCACGACGATGCCGGCCATCGGCGCGTTCCCGGAGGACCACGAGCTCTCGCTCTCGTGGGCCGGGATGCACGGCACCGGCTACGCGAACATGGCCATCACGATGACCGACTGCATGCTGGCGGTCGGGACGCGCTTCGACGACCGTCTGACCGGCGGCATCGACACGTTCGCGCCCGACGCCGACATCATCCACGCGGACATCGACCCCGCGGAGATCTCGAAGAACGTCCACGCCGACTACCCGCTGGTGGGTGACGCGAAGGCGGTCTTCGAGCAGTTCCACGCGGCGATGCCGCAGGCCCCGGAGGCCGACGAGTGGCTGGAACAGGTCGCCCAGTGGAAGGACGAGTACCCGATGGACTACGAGATGGACGAGGACGGCCCCATCAAGCCGCAGTTCGTCGTCGAGGTCGTCGACGCGGCCACGGCCGACGACACCATCGTCACCACGGGCGTCGGCCAGCACCAGATGTGGGCCTCCCAGTACTGGACCTACACGAAGCCCCGGACGTGGGTGTCGAGCCACGGGCTGGGGACGATGGGCTACGGCCTGCCCGCGGCCATCGGCGCGCGCATCGCCGCGGACGACGACCAGCAGGTCGTCTGTTTCGACGGCGACGGCTCGTTCCTGATGACCTGTCAGGAGCTCTCGGTCGCGGTCCGCGAGGAACTGGACATCACCGTGTTCGTCCTCAACAACGCCGCTATCGGGATGGTGCGGCAGTGGCAGGACGCCTTCTACGAGCAGCGCCGGATGGCCTCGGAGTACCCGTGGATGCCGGCGTTCGACAAGCTCGCCGAGGCGTTCGGTGCCCGCGGCTTCCGCATCGAGAGCTACGACGAGGTCGAGGAGACCGTCCAGGAGGCGCTCGACTACGAGGGGCCGAGCATCGTGGACGTGTTCATCGACCCCGAGGAGAACGTCTACCCGATGGTCCCGAGCGGCGGGGATAACGGGCTGTTCGCCCTGTCGGAGGACCAGCTATGA
- a CDS encoding LeuA family protein: protein MRRVEFFQGTLDNTSEIDEARIFDTTLRDGEQSPRTSFSYDDKREIAAVLDEMGTHVIEAGFPVNSDAEFEAVSDIAAATRTTVCGLARVVDKDVEAALDSGVEMVHVFCSTSDVQLEDSMHASREEAVERSVAAIERVKEAGATCMFSPMDATRTDEQFLLEVVEAAGEAGTDWVNIPDTCGVATPTRFGDLVEKVNTAAGEGTYVDVHTHDDFGLASANALAGFEHGAHQAQVSVNGIGERAGNAAYEEVVMAVESLYGIDTGIDTTRIVELSRIVEEKSDIPVPANKPVVGANAFSHESGIHAAGVIENSDTFEPGVMTPEMVGAKRELVLGKHTGQHSVRERLEDAGYAPTDDEVREVTRRVKDYGAEKQQVTMSVLKQFANEVGVRREEVRV from the coding sequence CTGCGGCGGGTCGAGTTCTTCCAGGGAACGCTCGACAACACTTCTGAAATCGACGAAGCACGAATTTTCGACACCACGCTGCGCGACGGTGAGCAGTCGCCCCGGACCAGTTTCTCGTACGACGACAAGCGAGAGATAGCCGCGGTACTCGACGAGATGGGCACCCACGTCATCGAGGCGGGGTTCCCGGTCAACTCGGACGCGGAGTTCGAGGCCGTCAGCGACATCGCCGCCGCGACACGAACCACGGTCTGCGGGCTGGCCCGCGTGGTCGACAAGGACGTGGAGGCCGCGCTCGACTCGGGCGTGGAGATGGTCCACGTGTTCTGTTCGACCAGCGACGTCCAGCTCGAGGACTCCATGCACGCCTCCCGCGAGGAGGCGGTCGAGCGCTCGGTGGCCGCCATCGAGCGCGTGAAGGAGGCGGGAGCGACCTGTATGTTCTCGCCGATGGACGCCACCCGGACCGACGAGCAGTTCCTGCTCGAGGTCGTGGAGGCCGCCGGCGAGGCCGGCACCGACTGGGTGAACATCCCCGACACCTGTGGGGTCGCGACCCCGACGAGGTTCGGCGACCTCGTGGAGAAGGTGAACACCGCGGCCGGCGAGGGCACCTACGTCGACGTCCACACCCACGACGACTTCGGGCTGGCGAGCGCGAACGCGCTGGCCGGCTTCGAACACGGCGCCCACCAGGCGCAGGTCTCGGTGAACGGCATCGGCGAGCGGGCGGGCAACGCCGCCTACGAGGAGGTCGTGATGGCCGTCGAGTCGCTGTACGGCATCGACACGGGCATCGACACGACCCGCATCGTGGAGCTCTCCCGCATCGTCGAGGAGAAGTCCGACATCCCCGTCCCGGCGAACAAGCCGGTCGTCGGGGCCAACGCCTTCTCCCACGAGTCGGGCATCCACGCCGCCGGCGTCATCGAGAACTCCGACACGTTCGAACCCGGCGTCATGACCCCGGAGATGGTCGGCGCCAAGCGCGAACTCGTACTGGGCAAGCACACCGGCCAGCACTCCGTCCGCGAGCGACTGGAGGACGCCGGCTACGCGCCCACCGACGACGAGGTACGGGAGGTGACCCGCCGCGTGAAGGACTACGGCGCGGAGAAACAGCAGGTCACCATGTCCGTCCTCAAGCAGTTCGCCAACGAGGTCGGCGTTCGCCGCGAGGAGGTCCGGGTCTAG
- a CDS encoding isocitrate/isopropylmalate dehydrogenase family protein — MTEDIVVVPGDGIGQEVVPAAVEVLEALDGVDFEFTEYDAGDETLAETGEALPEETYEAAASADATLFGAAGESAADVILPLREAVDSFANVRPARAYPGVDALRPETDLVFVRENTEGVYSGIESEIADGVTTLTRVVTEDASRRIAEFGFDYAEQNGYEDVTIAHKANVMRVTDGAFLDACEAVGDERGADYDDALMDALAMHLLLRPEEYGVVIAPNLAGDVLSDLAAGLVGGLGLLPSANVGSERGLFEPVHGSAPDIAGQGIANPCATVLSAAMMLDHLGYGEAAADVRDAVEGVLAEGPHTPDLGGDASTEDVTAAIVERL, encoded by the coding sequence ATGACCGAAGATATCGTCGTCGTCCCCGGTGACGGCATCGGACAGGAGGTCGTCCCGGCGGCCGTCGAGGTGCTGGAGGCGCTCGACGGCGTCGACTTCGAGTTCACCGAGTACGACGCGGGCGACGAGACGCTCGCCGAGACCGGCGAGGCGCTCCCCGAGGAGACCTACGAGGCGGCCGCGAGCGCCGACGCCACGCTGTTCGGCGCGGCCGGTGAATCGGCAGCCGACGTCATCCTCCCGCTCCGTGAGGCGGTCGATTCGTTCGCCAACGTCCGGCCCGCCCGCGCCTACCCCGGCGTCGATGCCCTGCGCCCCGAGACGGACCTCGTGTTCGTCCGGGAGAACACCGAGGGCGTCTACTCGGGCATCGAGAGCGAGATCGCCGACGGCGTGACGACGCTCACCCGCGTCGTCACCGAGGACGCCTCGCGGCGCATCGCCGAGTTCGGCTTCGACTACGCCGAGCAGAACGGCTACGAGGACGTGACCATCGCGCACAAGGCGAACGTGATGCGCGTCACGGACGGAGCGTTCCTCGACGCCTGTGAGGCAGTCGGCGACGAACGCGGCGCCGACTACGACGACGCGCTGATGGACGCGCTGGCGATGCACCTGCTCCTCCGACCCGAGGAGTACGGCGTCGTGATCGCGCCGAACCTCGCGGGCGACGTGCTCTCGGACCTCGCCGCGGGACTGGTCGGCGGCCTCGGCCTGCTCCCGAGCGCCAACGTCGGGAGCGAACGCGGCCTGTTCGAACCGGTCCACGGCTCCGCGCCGGACATCGCCGGACAGGGCATCGCCAACCCCTGTGCGACGGTGCTCTCGGCCGCGATGATGCTCGACCACCTCGGCTACGGCGAGGCGGCCGCCGACGTGCGGGACGCCGTCGAGGGCGTGCTGGCCGAGGGACCACACACCCCTGACCTCGGCGGGGACGCCTCCACCGAGGACGTGACCGCCGCCATCGTCGAGCGACTCTAG
- the ilvC gene encoding ketol-acid reductoisomerase: MTEEDTPDEFTTTVHYDEDADVSPLESKTVAVLGYGSQGHAHALNLHESGIDVVVGLRESSSSRSAAEAEGLRVETPREAAAEADLVSVLVPDTVQPRVYEEIRDVMEAGDTLQFAHGFNIHYGQIEPSDDVNVTMVAPKSPGHLVRRNYENGEGTPGLLAVYQDSTGEAHDIGLAYAKAIGCTRAGVVETTFREETETDLFGEQAVLCGGVTSLVKQGYETLVDAGYSPEMAYFECLNELKLIVDLMYEGGLGEMWHSVSDTAEFGGLTRGDRIVDEHARENMEQVLEEVQDGTFAREWITENQAGRPSYKQLKHREENHEIEEVGENLRALFSWGEGADQEKEAAETPADD, translated from the coding sequence ATGACTGAGGAAGACACTCCGGACGAGTTCACCACGACCGTCCACTACGACGAGGACGCCGACGTATCGCCGCTGGAATCGAAGACGGTCGCCGTGCTGGGCTACGGCTCGCAGGGCCACGCCCACGCGCTGAACCTCCACGAGTCGGGCATCGACGTCGTCGTCGGCCTGCGCGAGAGCAGTTCCTCGCGCTCCGCGGCCGAGGCCGAGGGGTTGCGTGTCGAGACGCCCCGCGAGGCCGCCGCCGAGGCCGACCTCGTGAGCGTGCTCGTCCCGGACACCGTCCAGCCGCGGGTCTACGAGGAGATCCGCGACGTGATGGAGGCGGGCGACACGCTGCAGTTCGCCCACGGGTTCAACATCCACTACGGCCAGATCGAGCCGAGCGATGACGTGAACGTCACGATGGTCGCGCCGAAGTCGCCGGGCCACCTCGTCCGCCGGAACTACGAGAACGGCGAGGGGACCCCCGGCCTGCTCGCGGTCTACCAGGACTCGACCGGTGAGGCCCACGACATCGGGCTGGCGTACGCGAAGGCCATCGGCTGCACCCGCGCGGGCGTCGTCGAGACGACGTTCCGAGAGGAGACCGAGACCGACCTGTTCGGCGAGCAGGCCGTCCTCTGTGGCGGCGTCACCTCGCTCGTCAAGCAGGGCTACGAGACGCTCGTGGACGCGGGCTACTCCCCGGAGATGGCCTACTTCGAGTGTCTGAACGAGCTCAAGCTCATCGTCGACCTGATGTACGAGGGTGGGCTGGGCGAGATGTGGCACTCGGTCTCGGACACGGCCGAGTTCGGCGGGCTGACCCGCGGCGACCGCATCGTCGACGAGCACGCCCGCGAGAACATGGAGCAGGTGTTAGAGGAGGTCCAGGACGGGACCTTCGCCCGCGAGTGGATCACCGAGAACCAGGCGGGTCGGCCGAGCTACAAGCAACTGAAGCACCGCGAGGAGAACCACGAGATAGAGGAGGTCGGCGAGAACCTCCGTGCGCTGTTCTCGTGGGGCGAGGGAGCGGACCAGGAGAAAGAGGCAGCGGAGACACCGGCAGATGACTGA
- a CDS encoding cupin domain-containing protein, protein MSDDHDADEPPRYRHIHSADAPDAPSRTTHKYEIDRAVGATEFGFNRYVAEPGQRIPWGRHYHPDHEEAFYVVSGAVEFTVGPLDDAETVRVAAGEVLYVPPNTTQEAVAVGDEPLELLAVGAPKATDDAVIEEECPACGAVTGRTFEVADEGATYVLFCEACGEEVDRLVSGPAG, encoded by the coding sequence ATGAGCGACGACCACGACGCGGACGAGCCGCCGAGGTACCGCCACATCCACTCGGCAGACGCGCCGGACGCCCCGAGTCGGACGACACACAAGTACGAGATCGACCGGGCGGTGGGCGCCACCGAGTTCGGGTTCAACCGCTACGTCGCCGAGCCCGGCCAGCGCATCCCGTGGGGGCGACACTACCACCCGGACCACGAGGAGGCGTTCTACGTCGTGAGCGGGGCGGTGGAGTTCACCGTCGGCCCGCTGGACGACGCGGAGACGGTCCGCGTGGCCGCCGGCGAGGTGCTCTACGTGCCGCCGAACACGACACAGGAGGCCGTCGCGGTGGGGGACGAACCGCTGGAGCTGCTGGCCGTCGGTGCCCCCAAGGCGACGGACGACGCGGTCATCGAGGAGGAGTGTCCCGCGTGTGGCGCGGTGACCGGCCGGACCTTCGAGGTGGCCGACGAGGGGGCCACCTACGTGCTGTTCTGCGAGGCCTGCGGCGAGGAGGTGGACCGACTGGTCTCCGGCCCGGCCGGGTAA
- the ilvN gene encoding acetolactate synthase small subunit: MSGLQGPDPNERARPQGKRNEQGFRIDPEAAAEPETRRTVISALVENEPGVLAKVSGLFSRRQFNIESLTVGTTEDEELSRITLVVEESDPGIEQVEKQLAKVIPVISVRELADDAVQRELVILKVNGGSQPDKVQAVTEMYDGTTLDAGPRTITVQITGDEQKINDAIDAFRQFGIREIARTGQAALARGERWTAATEGSQATEGAKGTYADDD; this comes from the coding sequence ATGAGCGGGCTGCAGGGTCCGGACCCGAACGAGCGCGCTCGGCCACAGGGCAAGCGCAACGAACAGGGGTTCCGCATCGACCCCGAGGCGGCGGCCGAACCGGAGACCCGACGGACGGTCATCTCCGCGCTGGTGGAGAACGAACCCGGCGTGCTGGCGAAGGTGTCGGGGCTGTTCAGCCGCCGGCAGTTCAACATCGAGTCGCTCACGGTCGGTACCACCGAGGACGAGGAGCTCTCGCGAATCACGCTCGTCGTCGAGGAGTCCGACCCCGGCATCGAGCAGGTCGAGAAACAGCTGGCGAAGGTCATCCCGGTCATCTCGGTGCGGGAACTGGCCGACGACGCGGTCCAGCGCGAACTCGTCATCCTGAAGGTCAACGGCGGGAGCCAGCCGGACAAGGTGCAGGCCGTGACCGAGATGTACGACGGGACGACGCTGGACGCCGGGCCGCGGACCATCACGGTCCAGATCACCGGCGACGAGCAGAAGATAAACGACGCCATCGACGCCTTCCGGCAGTTCGGCATCCGGGAGATCGCCCGGACCGGGCAGGCGGCGCTGGCACGCGGGGAGCGCTGGACGGCCGCCACCGAGGGGTCGCAGGCGACCGAGGGGGCGAAGGGGACCTACGCAGACGATGACTGA
- a CDS encoding VOC family protein, whose translation MLSSLSWLALEVKYLDPAVEFYTTQLDLPVRERTETEARLGAGDTDLVLRTPSGVPRGGLHTHYAFSIPGAGYDDWFERLAADFDLHEERFGPVRSLYFYDTEGNCVELMGSDDAGEGVTGLVEVVLEVEDLDRAVSFYGSLGMETVDVGENRTRVRLTAGPFDFELWEPHLGLADARGGVHVDLGFGVESVEDCVAAVADEGLSVERRDGWARVRDPDGHYLTFRE comes from the coding sequence ATGCTCTCGTCGCTCTCGTGGCTCGCGCTCGAGGTGAAGTACCTCGACCCGGCCGTCGAGTTCTACACGACGCAGCTCGACCTGCCGGTGCGCGAACGGACCGAGACCGAGGCCCGACTCGGCGCCGGTGACACCGACCTCGTCCTCCGGACGCCCTCGGGCGTGCCGCGTGGGGGCCTCCACACCCACTACGCGTTCTCCATCCCTGGGGCCGGGTACGACGACTGGTTCGAGCGACTCGCGGCCGACTTCGACCTCCACGAGGAGCGGTTCGGCCCCGTCCGGTCGCTCTACTTCTACGACACCGAGGGGAACTGCGTGGAGCTGATGGGGAGCGACGACGCGGGCGAGGGCGTGACGGGCCTCGTCGAGGTGGTCCTCGAGGTAGAGGACCTCGACCGTGCGGTGTCGTTCTACGGGTCGCTCGGGATGGAGACGGTCGACGTCGGCGAGAACCGGACACGCGTGCGGCTCACGGCCGGCCCGTTCGACTTCGAACTCTGGGAGCCGCACCTCGGCCTCGCGGACGCGCGCGGTGGCGTCCACGTCGACCTCGGGTTCGGGGTCGAGTCGGTCGAGGACTGCGTGGCCGCGGTTGCGGACGAGGGCCTGTCGGTCGAGCGCCGTGACGGGTGGGCGCGGGTCCGCGACCCGGACGGCCACTACCTGACGTTCCGCGAGTGA
- the leuD gene encoding 3-isopropylmalate dehydratase small subunit gives MAHEVEIPSVEHVSGTGIPVRGNDIDTDQIIPARFMKVVTFDGLGEFAFFDLRFDDEDEEKDHPFNETQYQDANVLVVNANFGCGSSREHAPQALMRWGIDAVVGESFAEIFAGNCLALGIPTVTADQATIEAIQDWVVANPDGDIDVDVAAETVTYGDTTVDVDVDEAQRKALVEGIWDTTALMKANENAIAETAANLPYVGSD, from the coding sequence ATGGCCCACGAGGTCGAGATCCCGAGCGTCGAGCACGTCTCCGGCACGGGCATCCCCGTTCGCGGGAACGACATCGACACGGACCAGATCATCCCCGCGCGGTTCATGAAGGTCGTCACGTTCGACGGCCTCGGGGAGTTCGCGTTCTTCGACCTGCGGTTCGACGACGAGGACGAGGAGAAGGACCACCCGTTCAACGAAACCCAGTACCAGGACGCGAACGTGCTCGTCGTCAACGCCAACTTCGGCTGTGGTTCCTCTCGCGAGCACGCCCCGCAGGCGCTGATGCGCTGGGGCATCGACGCCGTCGTCGGCGAGTCGTTCGCCGAGATCTTCGCGGGCAACTGCCTCGCGCTGGGCATCCCTACGGTCACCGCCGACCAGGCGACCATCGAGGCCATCCAGGACTGGGTGGTGGCGAACCCGGACGGCGACATCGACGTCGACGTCGCCGCGGAGACGGTCACCTACGGCGACACCACGGTCGACGTCGACGTGGACGAGGCCCAGCGCAAGGCGCTCGTCGAGGGCATCTGGGACACGACGGCGCTGATGAAGGCAAACGAGAACGCCATCGCGGAGACGGCGGCGAACCTGCCGTACGTCGGGAGCGACTGA
- a CDS encoding ester cyclase, with the protein MGVSDTPLDDPVAHYEGYATAWNDHDAERVLAHFAPDVRYDDPATDGVYEYDDLEPFVRELLDGFPDVHFEPTRIMETREPGVLVVQWTMTGTQTGTYEGLPPTDEHVEVDGIERVVVTEDGIAEVRGYFDNHEFTAQLGLTFPEVVGKLPKLAVGAVRNAL; encoded by the coding sequence ATGGGAGTCAGTGACACACCACTGGACGATCCGGTCGCGCACTACGAGGGGTACGCGACGGCCTGGAACGACCACGACGCAGAGCGGGTGCTGGCACACTTCGCCCCGGACGTGCGCTACGACGACCCGGCGACCGACGGGGTGTACGAGTACGACGACCTCGAACCGTTCGTGCGCGAACTGCTGGACGGGTTCCCGGACGTCCACTTCGAGCCGACGCGCATCATGGAGACGCGAGAGCCGGGGGTCCTCGTGGTCCAGTGGACGATGACCGGCACCCAGACAGGCACCTACGAGGGGCTCCCCCCGACGGACGAACACGTCGAGGTCGACGGCATAGAGCGTGTCGTCGTCACCGAGGACGGCATCGCCGAGGTCAGGGGCTACTTCGACAACCACGAGTTCACCGCGCAACTGGGGCTGACGTTTCCCGAGGTGGTCGGGAAGCTACCGAAACTGGCCGTCGGCGCCGTGCGGAACGCGCTCTGA
- the leuC gene encoding 3-isopropylmalate dehydratase large subunit, producing MSRGTLYDKVWDRHKVTTLPNGQDQLFVGLHLIHEVTSPQAFGMLRERDIEVARPDLTHATVDHIVPTDDQSRPLGDDAAEEMMAELEANVREAGIQFDDPTTGNQGIVHVIGPEQGITQPGTTIVCGDSHTSTHGAFGALAFGIGTSQIRDVLATQTVAMEKKQVRKIEVTGELGEGVGAKDVVLTIIRELGTDGGVGYVYEYAGEAIESLGMEGRMSICNMSIEGGARAGYVNPDETTYEWLRDTDEFRDDPEKFERLKPYWESIASDADAEYDDVVTIDGSAIEPVVTWGTTPGQGIGITEPIPDPESLPADKVETARRAQEHMRVSPGETMEGYDVDVAFLGSCTNARLADLRDAAEVVEGREVHDSVRAMVVPGSQRVKAAAEAEGLDEVFREAGFDWRGAGCSMCLGMNADQLEGDEACASSSNRNFVGRQGSKDGRTVLMSPKMVAAAAVTGEVTDVRELPKREVEA from the coding sequence ATGAGCCGAGGGACGCTCTACGACAAGGTGTGGGACCGCCACAAGGTCACCACGCTGCCGAACGGGCAGGACCAGCTGTTCGTCGGGCTGCACCTCATCCACGAGGTGACGAGTCCGCAGGCGTTCGGGATGCTCCGCGAGCGCGACATCGAGGTGGCGCGCCCGGACCTGACCCACGCGACCGTGGACCACATCGTCCCGACCGACGACCAGTCCCGGCCGCTCGGTGACGACGCGGCCGAGGAGATGATGGCCGAACTGGAGGCGAACGTCCGCGAGGCGGGCATCCAGTTCGACGACCCCACGACTGGCAACCAGGGCATCGTCCACGTCATCGGGCCGGAACAGGGTATCACCCAGCCCGGCACGACCATCGTCTGTGGCGACAGCCACACCTCCACCCACGGCGCGTTCGGCGCGCTGGCGTTCGGTATCGGTACCTCGCAGATCCGCGACGTGCTGGCGACCCAGACCGTCGCGATGGAGAAGAAGCAGGTCCGGAAGATCGAGGTCACCGGCGAACTCGGCGAGGGTGTCGGGGCCAAGGACGTCGTCCTGACCATCATCCGTGAACTCGGCACCGACGGCGGCGTCGGCTACGTCTACGAGTACGCCGGCGAGGCCATCGAGAGCCTCGGGATGGAGGGCCGGATGTCCATCTGCAACATGTCCATCGAGGGCGGTGCGCGTGCGGGCTACGTGAACCCGGACGAGACCACCTACGAGTGGCTCCGCGACACCGACGAGTTCCGCGACGACCCGGAGAAGTTCGAGCGGCTGAAGCCGTACTGGGAGTCCATCGCGAGCGACGCGGACGCCGAGTACGACGACGTGGTCACCATCGACGGCTCGGCCATCGAACCGGTCGTCACGTGGGGGACCACGCCCGGACAGGGTATCGGTATCACCGAGCCCATCCCGGACCCCGAGAGCCTGCCCGCGGACAAGGTCGAGACCGCCCGTCGGGCGCAGGAACACATGCGGGTCTCGCCCGGCGAGACGATGGAGGGGTACGACGTGGACGTGGCCTTCCTCGGCTCGTGTACGAACGCCCGACTGGCCGACCTCCGCGACGCCGCGGAGGTCGTCGAGGGCCGCGAGGTCCACGACTCCGTGCGGGCGATGGTCGTCCCCGGCAGCCAGCGCGTGAAGGCCGCCGCCGAAGCGGAAGGCCTCGACGAGGTGTTCCGCGAGGCGGGCTTCGACTGGCGCGGTGCCGGCTGTTCGATGTGTCTCGGGATGAACGCCGACCAGCTGGAGGGCGACGAGGCGTGTGCCTCCTCGTCCAACCGGAACTTCGTCGGTCGGCAGGGGAGCAAGGACGGCCGCACGGTCCTGATGTCACCGAAGATGGTGGCCGCCGCGGCCGTCACCGGCGAGGTCACGGACGTGCGTGAACTGCCGAAGCGGGAGGTGGAGGCGTAA
- a CDS encoding DUF5779 family protein, with translation MSDDESRNRGGLDLDLQTAEGELDAPEEGGGGGRVVLGVLDGSEAPETWVEHIADGNVLVLNVDGDLNELAAGFARDVRDMGGELMHFRGFLVVSPPGVEIDTDRL, from the coding sequence ATGAGCGACGACGAGAGTCGAAATCGTGGTGGCCTCGACCTCGACCTCCAGACCGCCGAAGGCGAACTCGACGCCCCGGAGGAGGGGGGTGGCGGCGGCCGCGTGGTGCTGGGGGTCCTCGACGGCAGCGAGGCGCCCGAGACGTGGGTAGAGCACATCGCCGACGGGAACGTCCTCGTCCTGAACGTCGACGGCGACCTGAACGAACTCGCCGCCGGCTTCGCCCGTGACGTCCGGGACATGGGCGGGGAACTGATGCACTTCCGCGGGTTCCTCGTCGTCTCCCCGCCGGGCGTCGAGATCGACACCGACCGGCTCTGA
- a CDS encoding cupin domain-containing protein, with translation MCAQTTGGEKYDVMLGELGARLDVARGENEANVAIVEHTLPPHTLAAPLHRHSREDEISYVLEGEMTVLADGELATVPAGESVVKGRDVWHTFWSSDEPLRFLEIIVPGEFSEFFEEVSHVSPLDPSDEGKVAEFLAIGERYGFEADLGSIPQLCEEHGLRM, from the coding sequence ATGTGCGCACAGACGACCGGTGGCGAGAAGTACGACGTGATGCTGGGGGAACTCGGGGCGCGACTGGACGTCGCTCGGGGGGAGAACGAGGCGAACGTGGCCATCGTGGAGCACACGTTGCCCCCGCACACACTCGCGGCACCGCTCCACCGACACAGCCGGGAGGACGAGATATCCTACGTCCTCGAGGGAGAGATGACGGTCCTCGCCGACGGCGAACTGGCCACGGTGCCGGCGGGCGAGTCGGTGGTGAAGGGACGGGACGTGTGGCACACGTTCTGGTCGAGCGACGAGCCGCTCCGGTTCCTCGAGATCATCGTGCCAGGTGAGTTCTCCGAGTTCTTCGAGGAGGTCTCGCACGTCTCGCCGCTCGACCCGAGTGACGAGGGGAAGGTGGCGGAGTTCCTCGCCATCGGCGAGCGGTACGGGTTCGAGGCCGACCTCGGGAGCATCCCGCAGCTCTGCGAGGAACACGGCCTCCGGATGTAG